The DNA segment GACCGCCTAGTCGCCGCCATCGAGGCTGGTTCGCCCGCCGATGTCGTCGCTCCGCGCCTCCGAGAGCTTCGAGCCACCAAGCTCGCAGCAGAACAGGACCTCAAGGCTGCCCGCCCGCGAAGCCTGCTCGACGACGCCGACATCCGCTCGCTCATCGAGGCTGTCGGGCCGATCACCGACGTCCTCGCCGACGCCGACCCCGAGACGAAGGCTCGCCTCTACAACGAGCTCGGCCTCGAACTGACCTTCGACGCGACGAAGCGCCTCGTAGAAGTCGAGGCGCTTCCGGTGTGCGTTAGATCGTGTCGGAGGGGGGACTCGCCCAGCCGACACACGCTCGGTCCGGTGGGCCCTCGACATCGGGTAGCGCCTACGCCTCAGCTCCCACAGGGGATCTGCCGGCAACCGCCGCGGCCCACGTTGTTCGCGAAGGGCAGGGCACCGTCGGACCCAACCCTCAGCGACGCTTGCCGTTGTGCCGACGGAACCGCACCAGGAGCGCGGCGCCCAAGGAGGTGAGGCTGAGGGCGATGATGAGAGGGTTGCGTAGTGCGGCTCCGGCGGTGACGCCGATCCCGCCGAGCACGACCGCTGTGCCGTAGGCGCAGCACAGCACCACAAGTCCCGCGGCTCCGCCGCTGCCGAGCAGCCCGGCGATCCACGGCCATCGTGGTCGGTCGGAGAGCCACTCGTCGTTCCAGTTCGAGTCACGTGCGGGGTGGCCGACTTCGTCGAGTTCTTGACGGAACCGGTCGATCGGCGTTGAGGGGTCGCGGGAGAACCGAACCGATCCGGTTCGCCAATCAGCGGTCGCGTTCGTCCCGCCCGCGTTGGTGATGGCCCGTTCGACGGTGGTCGCGCATCGGGCGCATGTCATCGCTTCGATGCCGGTGATCGTGGTCGGCATCGAGGCGGTGTCCGCTTGGAGCCGGGTGGGTGATGGGTCGGGGTCAGACATGGCCGGCTCGGGTCTGTGCGACGAGATCTGCGGCGAGGGTCACGGCGTCACCGATCGAGAGCGCCATGGTCACCGCGCCGGGGGTGGCGTCGGCCCACCGTTGGTAGGCGCCGTCGGAGGTAAATGCGTTGATGTAGGGGCAGGCCGTGTCGTAGATGCTGCCGTTGCCGTAGCGAGCGACGCCCAGCGACATGACCGCGGTCGGAGGATCGGCGGTGACCGTGTCGCGGTCGATGGTGACATGGATGGGTTGTTCGTCGCGGGGGCTGGTCGAGTGGATGATGGCGGGCCGGTTTCGGATGGCGGGGAGCATGAGCGAGTCGAGCACGCAGTGGGTGTGGATGATCTGGCCTTCGATGACGGTTTGATGCCGTGAGGTCGACCCGCAGCACAGCAACGACTCGACGGTGTCGGTCGAGGCGAGCCGGGTGAGCAGCCCGCCGAGCTGGTCGGCGAGATGGCCGAGGGTGGCGGGCGGGTCGTCGAGGTTGTGGAGTTCGGCGAGGCGCGTGCCGAGCTCGGACGGGACGGGCTTTGATCGGTAGTCGGTCATGTCGGGTCCTCGGATCGGGTGGTGGGCGAGGTTGCCATCAGAGGTGGCGTGCAACAGTCGACGTCGACAGCAGCCGTTGTTGGTTCGGGTGTGTCGTGGCGGTCTCGCCGCCGCAGCCGGCTGGCTGCCATGGTGGCCGCCGCGCCGACGACGAGTGCTGCTCCGACGAACGCGGCGAGGCCGGTGTTGGCCGAAAGCCACGCCGAGATGGTGCTCGACGCGCCTTCGACCGGCGCGGCGAGGGGGTTGCGGGCGTCGGAGCCCAGAAGGGATGGGAGCCAGTAGGCGATCAGATAGAGCCCGGAGAGGGCGAGAACAGCGCCACCGAGGCGGGTGGCGATCGGCAGGACCCGCCGGACCTTGGCGGTCAGGCCCTGTTTGGCGAACGCGGCGGACAGGGCGAGCGCCATGAGCAGTGTCGCCGCCCCCGCGGCGTAGGCGGCGAACACCGCGACGAGCTGCGCGAGGTTGTCGGTGGCGAGAGCCTGGGCGATGACTGAGAGCAGCACTGCGAGGGTGCATGACAGCGACGCGAACGCGTAGGCGGCACCGAACGCAACCATCCTCGAGTAGCTGCGCTGGTGGGTGTCGACCTGGACGCGTTGCGCGGCCGCCAGCCCGATGTGGCGTCCACCGATCATCGCGGCGCCCATGATCGTGAATGCGACGCCCAGCACAACCGCAACCCACGGTACGACGGAGAGCAGCTGGCGCAGTCCCGCGGTCACGGCGAGCCCGACGATCGTGAACACGGCACCGAACCCGGCGCTGACCGCGGCCCCGACGCGCACACCCTGGGCGGCGCGGTTGTACGGCGACAACGCTTCCGCTGCGGTGTCGGCGCCGCCGATGTAGAACCCCAAGAACGCGGGGAGCATCGCGAAGCCGCACGGATTGACCGTTGCGAGCAGCCCCGCGCCGTACGCGAACACCACGAGGTTCACGACAGCCCGACCTTTTCGAGCGCGGTACGGAGCGTGGCTTCGGAGGTGGGCACACCGTCGCGGAACACGATCGTGCCGGTGGCGTCGATGATGACGGTCGTGTCGAGCGACGCCAGCTCGTAGGTGCGGGCGACGGTCGCGTCGCTGTCGATGACGAACGGGTAGCGAGGCTCGCCGATCAGATCGACAAAGCCTGCCAACGTCTCGGGGGTATCGTTGGGGTCGGCGTCGATGACCACGACCGAGAGGCGGTCGCCGAAGCTGCGCTCGATGCGGTCCCAGGCCTGGGCCTCGGGGACACACGTCTGGCACCACGCCGCGCTGAAGAACAGGGCTGTTGGCTTGCCGGCCGCGGGGATACGCAGCGCCTCCCCGGACACCGCCGACACGGTCAGCACCGGGGGTGTGTCACCGACCGAGGCTCCCGTCGCCGCGCCGGCGTCCGTCCGCGAGCCCGGAGCTACCTCGCCGGTTCGGGAGACGAACACCGCGACGAGCAGCACGACCACGACCGCCGCGCCGGTCGCCCACCACCGTCGCCGAGCGAGCCACCCGCGGCACCGCTGGCTCACGGAAGGTATCGGGCCGGCCCGTTGACTTCCCCTCACGCTCGCGGATCGTGCAGGGTGGGCTGGGGATCGGGGGCGGGTGCTCATGTCGCGGCCTGTTGCAACCAGCCGGTGAGGGTCGCCTGGTCGGTCGCGTTGGCGTCCCCGCGCGCGACGATGATGCCGTCGCTGTCGATGATGACGACCTCGGACAACGTGGCGGGCTCGAAGGCCTGCGCCATGGTGGTGTTGGTGTCGAGCACCCACCGAAACGGCGGCGATCCGACACTCTGGGCGAATCCCGTGAGGGATTCGGCGCTGTCGGCAGGGTCATAGTCGACGGCAACGACCTCCGCGTTGTCGGCCCCGACCGTGTCCAACGCGACAGCGAGCTTGCGCGCCCCTGCTTCGCAACTCGCGCACGCGTTGGTCGCCAAGAAGTAGACCGCGACCGCCTCTCCCCGCAGCGCCGACAGCTCGACCGGGGCGCCGGTGAGATCGGCCACCACGAATGCCGGCGCCGGCTCTCCCTCCCCCGCCGCCGGGCCCCGTGTCGCAGGAGCCATCTCGGTGCTCGCGACGGTCCCGGCCCGTGCCGGCGGCGCAACCACTTGTGATTCCACTGGGCGGCGCTGCCAGACCAAGGCGGTGCCGACAAGGAACACGACGACGAACCCAGCCGGCCAGACCCACCGAAGTCCCCGACGCGGACGCACAGCCGCGCCGGGGGCCTGCGCCCCGTCACGCTCGTTCATGGGTGAGGCCGCGGCTCGCTCGCACGCCGGACGGCCGACCGCTGCTGGGTGGGATCGCAGCAGTCCTCGCCGTCGCGGGCGCGGGTTCGTGCCCGTCCGAACGCGAACACGGCGAGCGCGACGGCACCGATGACCACCACGCTGCTCCCGAACACCACCCCGGTGACCGCGAGCGAGGTCGCGCCGAGCAGCAGCGGGATTCCACAGCACACCGCCATCGCCACGACGGCCATGACACCCATCTCTTTG comes from the Rhabdothermincola sediminis genome and includes:
- a CDS encoding heavy-metal-associated domain-containing protein produces the protein MSDPDPSPTRLQADTASMPTTITGIEAMTCARCATTVERAITNAGGTNATADWRTGSVRFSRDPSTPIDRFRQELDEVGHPARDSNWNDEWLSDRPRWPWIAGLLGSGGAAGLVVLCCAYGTAVVLGGIGVTAGAALRNPLIIALSLTSLGAALLVRFRRHNGKRR
- a CDS encoding alkylmercury lyase family protein; this encodes MTDYRSKPVPSELGTRLAELHNLDDPPATLGHLADQLGGLLTRLASTDTVESLLCCGSTSRHQTVIEGQIIHTHCVLDSLMLPAIRNRPAIIHSTSPRDEQPIHVTIDRDTVTADPPTAVMSLGVARYGNGSIYDTACPYINAFTSDGAYQRWADATPGAVTMALSIGDAVTLAADLVAQTRAGHV
- a CDS encoding cytochrome c biogenesis CcdA family protein gives rise to the protein MNLVVFAYGAGLLATVNPCGFAMLPAFLGFYIGGADTAAEALSPYNRAAQGVRVGAAVSAGFGAVFTIVGLAVTAGLRQLLSVVPWVAVVLGVAFTIMGAAMIGGRHIGLAAAQRVQVDTHQRSYSRMVAFGAAYAFASLSCTLAVLLSVIAQALATDNLAQLVAVFAAYAAGAATLLMALALSAAFAKQGLTAKVRRVLPIATRLGGAVLALSGLYLIAYWLPSLLGSDARNPLAAPVEGASSTISAWLSANTGLAAFVGAALVVGAAATMAASRLRRRDRHDTPEPTTAAVDVDCCTPPLMATSPTTRSEDPT
- a CDS encoding TlpA family protein disulfide reductase; this translates as MSQRCRGWLARRRWWATGAAVVVVLLVAVFVSRTGEVAPGSRTDAGAATGASVGDTPPVLTVSAVSGEALRIPAAGKPTALFFSAAWCQTCVPEAQAWDRIERSFGDRLSVVVIDADPNDTPETLAGFVDLIGEPRYPFVIDSDATVARTYELASLDTTVIIDATGTIVFRDGVPTSEATLRTALEKVGLS
- a CDS encoding peroxiredoxin family protein, with translation MNERDGAQAPGAAVRPRRGLRWVWPAGFVVVFLVGTALVWQRRPVESQVVAPPARAGTVASTEMAPATRGPAAGEGEPAPAFVVADLTGAPVELSALRGEAVAVYFLATNACASCEAGARKLAVALDTVGADNAEVVAVDYDPADSAESLTGFAQSVGSPPFRWVLDTNTTMAQAFEPATLSEVVIIDSDGIIVARGDANATDQATLTGWLQQAAT